A single window of Aspergillus puulaauensis MK2 DNA, chromosome 5, nearly complete sequence DNA harbors:
- a CDS encoding putative transmembrane glycoprotein (COG:S;~EggNog:ENOG410PFMN;~InterPro:IPR013783,IPR015919,IPR006644;~PFAM:PF05345;~SECRETED:SignalP(1-17);~TransMembrane:1 (n4-15c21/22o431-453i);~go_component: GO:0016020 - membrane [Evidence IEA];~go_function: GO:0005509 - calcium ion binding [Evidence IEA]) → MARLALILLGFLLAVNATVVANYPLNAQLPPVARVSHEYHFVFSQGTFGGNDSETTYSLSSNAPSWLKVDSKSRTLSGTPQKEDVGSPKFDLVATDKSGSASMEVTLIVTTDDGPKMGKSIVPQLQAMGPTSSPSNLIVHSGDSFSISFDQETFTNTRPSTVYYGTSYPDNAPLPSWIGFDQSGLRFHGIAPNIGPQGFKFNLVASDVLGFSAVTLSFEITVSPHIFSFNQSSYTLFVTGGKELTSPKFGDTLILDGNKPTSDMLADTKFDAPDWVEVDKKSLSFKATPPTNGKDSNVTIRVTNIYQDIAELIVSLQYSQFFRDDFDGECDAVIGQYFAFAFNSSVLTDDSAELDVDLKQQPSWLHYNRNNKTLYGGVPSDIDTGTYKLQLTAREGTAESNKTFTINAVNGDNSNRDGATGSAGGSRANKAGIIVMAIFIPLGCVGIALLLLYCCRRRQRSTKDEDEQGLEEKALPPGPGPLGPGLSHCQPFEKTTQGKPPAMGDNLPPESKPPKLELEPWWNVSSEVRNEENQAAAPGKENTFSSSTIDWEFTPLRDLEDENKPPEEPATKPSRLSFQSSPPVRRGASNRSGRREPLKSIQPRRSMKRNSALSSRSKRWSKRSSGISSVSNGLPVRLSGAGHGAGGFGPPGHGFVKVSWQNTQASLQSEESNLGNLAPLFPRPPTRMGDNQDHTKRTSMRTVDRDSMTLSESDSLEAFVQGRVRSRHSSNPFIAGPITRRVSSSLRALERARSNASRADTVNSSTDNDDCRRRERPCSTAMSGSIYTDDYRHSAYLSSLSEESPTVQPLGALNHGPSQSSLAQHYSKIISPLPRFFSELSLNNARRDDVGAARIPDDHQNFPNPRRWSRSSPSLQNWRRLRKSPSASSIQQEAKARRVSLMRASERDPSYQRGLQREPTGSLLSSDIAFV, encoded by the coding sequence ATGGCGCGCCTCGCATTGATTCTCTTAGGCTTTCTGTTAGCAGTCAATGCGACAGTGGTTGCGAATTACCCGCTGAATGCGCAACTGCCTCCTGTGGCTCGAGTATCACATGAGTACCACTTCGTCTTCTCGCAGGGCACCTTTGGTGGAAACGACTCGGAAACGACATATTCGCTGTCATCAAACGCACCATCATGGCTAAAGGTTGATAGCAAGTCTCGTACCTTGTCGGGTACTCCCCAGAAAGAAGATGTCGGATCACCTAAGTTCGATCTTGTAGCGACTGACAAGTCCGGGTCTGCTAGCATGGAAGTTACTCTCATCGTTACCACAGACGATGGCCCGAAGATGGGGAAATCCATCGTCCCTCAACTCCAAGCGATGGGACCGACATCTTCTCCGTCCAACCTTATTGTGCACTCCGGCGATTCATTCTCGATCTCTTTCGACCAGGAGACTTTTACAAACACACGCCCGTCGACAGTATACTACGGAACGTCATACCCAGACAATGCTCCTTTACCTTCGTGGATTGGGTTTGATCAGTCGGGCCTTCGGTTTCACGGTATTGCACCCAACATTGGGCCTCAGGGTTTCAAATTCAACCTGGTTGCTTCTGATGTGTTGGGGTTCAGCGCAGTGACCCTGAGTTTTGAAATTACTGTCAGCCCTCACATTTTCTCGTTCAATCAAAGCTCCTATACGTTGTTTGTTACCGGCGGAAAGGAGCTCACCAGCCCAAAATTCGGCGACACTTTGATCCTAGACGGGAACAAACCGACAAGCGATATGCTAGCAGACACCAAGTTCGACGCCCCAGACTGGGTGGAAGTGGACAAGAAATCCTTATCATTCAAAGCAACCCCTCCCACGAATGGGAAGGATAGCAACGTGACAATCCGAGTGACGAATATATATCAGGATATAGCCGAGCTTATCGTCTCACTACAATACTCACAATTCTTCCGGGATGATTTCGACGGCGAATGTGATGCTGTTATCGGCCAATATTTCGCATTTGCATTTAATAGTTCCGTCCTTACCGATGACTCTGCTGAGCTAGATGTTGACCTTAAACAACAACCATCTTGGCTCCATTACAATCGTAACAACAAAACCCTCTATGGCGGAGTGCCGTCAGATATCGACACAGGCACCTACAAACTTCAGTTGACAGCTCGGGAAGGGACCGCAGAGAGTAACAAGACATTCACCATCAACGCTGTGAATGGAGACAACTCGAACCGAGATGGAGCTACGGGAAGTGCCGGTGGGTCCCGTGCGAACAAGGCAGGCATTATAGTGATGGCAATATTCATACCCTTAGGATGTGTTGGCATTGCTCTACTTCTTCTCTATTGCTGCCGACGTAGACAAAGGTCGAccaaagatgaagacgaaCAAGGACTTGAAGAGAAAGCACTTCCACCAGGCCCAGGCCCTCTTGGGCCCGGATTATCACATTGCCAGCCCTTTGAAAAGACGACACAGGGAAAGCCACCGGCTATGGGTGACAATTTACCGCCTGAGTCAAAACCCCCGAAATTGGAGCTAGAGCCATGGTGGAACGTTAGCAGCGAAGTCCGCAATGAAGAAAACCAAGCAGCAGCGCCAGGCAAGGAGAATACTTTCTCAAGTTCAACGATTGACTGGGAATTTACTCCATTGCGAGACCTGGAAGATGAAAACAAACCACCCGAAGAGCCCGCTACCAAACCCAGTCGGCTTTCTTTTCAAAGCAGTCCGCCAGTGCGTAGGGGCGCTTCCAATCGTTCTGGGAGACGAGAGCCACTCAAGTCAATCCAACCAAGACGGTCTATGAAGCGAAACTCGGCTTTATCGTCCCGATCAAAACGGTGGTCCAAACGATCAAGTGGCATCTCCTCGGTGTCTAACGGTCTCCCAGTGAGGCTCAGCGGTGCCGGGCATGGAGCGGGTGGGTTTGGACCACCAGGACATGGGTTTGTGAAGGTCTCCTGGCAGAACACGCAGGCGTCTTTGCAGAGTGAGGAAAGTAACCTGGGAAATTTGGCGCCGCTgtttcctcgccctcctACTCGTATGGGCGACAATCAGGATCACACAAAGAGAACGAGCATGCGTACCGTGGACCGTGACAGCATGACACTGTCCGAATCTGATTCGCTAGAGGCGTTTGTCCAAGGTCGTGTAAGAAGCCGGCATTCCTCCAACCCATTCATTGCTGGTCCGATCACTCGTCGAGTATCATCTAGTCTTCGGGCCCTAGAGCGGGCTCGAAGCAATGCTAGCCGCGCGGATACTGTCAATAGTAGCACGGACAACGATGACTGTCGGCGCCGAGAACGCCCCTGTTCTACGGCAATGTCAGGATCTATTTATACAGACGACTATCGACATTCTGCATACCTTAGCTCCTTATCAGAAGAATCACCGACTGTGCAGCCACTGGGTGCTTTGAACCACGGGCCAAGTCAATCAAGTTTGGCGCAGCATTATTCCAAGATCATTTCGCCGCTACCGCGGTTTTTCAGCGAGTTGAGTCTGAACAACGCCAGACGCGATGATGTTGGCGCAGCCCGTATTCCCGATGATCACCAAAACTTCCCGAATCCTCGCCGTTGGTCCCGATCGAGCCCGTCGCTACAGAATTGGCGGAGGCTCCGGAAGAGCCCTTCAGCGTCCTCTATCCAACAAGAGGCGAAAGCTCGTCGGGTGAGTTTGATGCGAGCGTCTGAGCGGGACCCGAGCTATCAACGTGGACTACAAAGAGAGCCCACGGGAAGCTTATTGAGCAGTGATATAGCGTTTGTTTGA
- the PTC2 gene encoding PP2C family serine/threonine-protein phosphatase (COG:T;~EggNog:ENOG410PGQI;~InterPro:IPR000222,IPR036457,IPR001932,IPR015655;~PFAM:PF00481;~go_function: GO:0004722 - protein serine/threonine phosphatase activity [Evidence IEA];~go_function: GO:0016791 - phosphatase activity [Evidence IEA];~go_function: GO:0043169 - cation binding [Evidence IEA];~go_process: GO:0006470 - protein dephosphorylation [Evidence IEA]), which produces MGQTLSEPVVDKTSSEGQDECCIYGVSAMQGWRISMEDAHAAVLDLQAKETGSNDKPTDPDKRLAFFGVYDGHGGDKVALFAGENVHKIVAKQETFSKGDVEQALKDGFLATDRAILEDPKYEEEVSGCTAAVSVISKHKIWVANAGDSRSVLGVKGRAKPLSFDHKPQNEGEKARISAAGGFVDFGRVNGNLALSRAIGDFEFKKSPELSPEQQIVTAYPDVTVHDLTDDDEFLVVACDGIWDCQSSQAVVEFVRRGIAAKQDLYRICENMMDNCLASNSETGGVGCDNMTMVIIGLLNGRSKEEWYNQIAERVANGDGPCAPPEYAEFRGPGIRNQFEENPDEYELDHDRTRPFSVRPGRIILLGDGSTLIPEKQTNEELFDHTEEDQDLSNQVQRQDSDTERNEREGTPGPQSGNAQTDKSAPSTSETSTSPGTPQKPASS; this is translated from the exons ATGGGCCAGACCTTGTCAGAGCCTGTCGTTGATAAG ACTTCGTCGGAAGGTCAAGATGAATGCTGTATATACGGCGTTTCGGCCATGCAGGGCTGGCGAATCAGCATGGAGGATGCCCATGCCGCCGTCCTAGATCTCCAAGCGAAAGAAACCGGCTCGAATGACAAGCCGACCGATCCTGATAAGCGCCTTGCTTTCTTCGGAGTATACGATGGCCACGGTGGAGATAAAGTCGCTTTATTTGCGGGGGAGAACGTTCACAAGATTGTCGCAAAACAGGAAACCTTCTCAAAAGGTGATGTCGAGCAGGCTTTGAAGGATGGTTTTCTCGCTACCGATCGAGCTATCTTGGAAG ATCCCAAATATGAGGAGGAAGTCTCCGGTTGCACTGCCGCCGTGAGTGTGATTTCGAAACACAAAATTTGGGTG GCAAACGCTGGTGATTCACGTTCCGTTTTGGGTGTCAAGGGTCGAGCAAAGCCTCTTTCGTTCGATCACAAGCCGCAGAATGAAG GCGAGAAAGCTCGAATTAGCGCTGCAGGTGGTTTCGTTGACTTCGGCCGTGTCAACGGCAATCTCGCCCTGTCGCGTGCGATTGGAGATTTCGAATTCAAGAAAAGCCCCGAACTGTCTCCTGAACAACAGATTGTTACTGCCTATCCGGATGTCACGGTCCATGATCtcaccgacgacgatgagtTTTTAGTAGTTGCTTGCGATG GCATCTGGGATTGCCAGTCTTCCCAGGCTGTAGTTGAATTTGTTCGCCGCGGTATTGCGGCCAAGCAGGACCTTTACCGGATCTGTGAAAACATGATGGATAACTGCCTCGCCTCGAACAGTGAAACCGGCGGAGTCGGCTGTGACAACATGACAATGGTTATCATAGGTCTTCTCAACGGTAGATCCAAGGAGGAGTGGTATAACCAGATTGCGGAGCGGGTTGCTAACGGCGATGGCCCTTGTGCTCCGCCTGAGTACG CTGAATTTCGAGGACCTGGAATTCGTAACCAGTTCGAGGAAAACCCCGATGAGTACGAGCTCGACCATGATCGAACCCGCCCATTCAGCGTGCGTCCCGGTAGAATAATTCTTTTGGGAGATGGCAGCACGTTAATTCCAGAAAAGCAGACCAACGAGGAACTCTTTGACCATACCGAGGAAGACCAGGATCTCTCCAACCAAGTGCAGCGCCAGGATTCGGATACAGAAAGGAATGAACGCGAAGGTACCCCTGGGCCTCAGTCCGGAAACGCCCAGACGGATAAATCTGCGCCCAGCACTTCAGAGACTTCGACCAGTCCTGGAACACCGCAGAAACCCGCCTCTTCGTAG
- a CDS encoding choline-phosphate cytidylyltransferase (BUSCO:EOG09264I9J;~COG:I;~EggNog:ENOG410PHWJ;~InterPro:IPR041723,IPR004821,IPR014729;~PFAM:PF01467;~go_function: GO:0003824 - catalytic activity [Evidence IEA];~go_process: GO:0009058 - biosynthetic process [Evidence IEA]), with product MSSPISSKRKRANSQHLSTADIAKSSTTDLQQPSSRDASGEEGDDSTGPAIPPVVKATTSNHPSKRARKASVSEARNVSSNGDAGKDSSISKEDPGEPSETTPASSDIEGHIRDRPDLHVDTVREQELMKPPVLGQVQDPAGGYKTNPPPEDRPVRVYADGVFDLFHVGHMRQLEQAKKAFPDVYLIVGVTGDDETHLRKGLTVLSGAERAESVRHCKWVDEVYPNCPWIVTPDFIDEHQIDYVAHDDLPYGAAEGDDIYAPIKAQGKFLVTQRTEGVSTTGVITRIVRDYDRYISRQFKRGASRQELNVSWLKKNELEIKRHVSELRDSIMTNWTNTGQELSRELRQLWNSRPNSPAPSARNSMDFGSPRGVVSPTGGSKSHVSRVEALGRPESINGRGEPDFATGYSLGLIGGVRAWMRSRRSLVESRAQSPTSEEEHESEQERINGFTGPAHQRE from the exons ATGTCTTCCCCAATTTCCAGCAAACGCAAGCGCGCCAATTCCCAACACTTGTCAACAGCAGATATCGCCAAATCATCCACCACCgatcttcaacaaccatcGTCACGCGATGCCtcgggcgaagaaggcgacgaTTCGACTGGTCCGGCCATCCCGCCAGTTGTCAAGGCCACTACCAGCAACCACCCGTCAAAACGGGCTCGAAAAGCTTCAGTGAGCGAGGCACGAAATGTTTCATCTAATGGTGACGCCGGAAAAGACTCTTCAATTAGCAAAGAGGATCCGGGTGAACCATCTGAGACTACACCGGCAAGCAGTGACATCGAGGGCCACATCAGAGATCGACCGGACCTGCACGTGGACACCGTTCGTGAGCAGGAGTTAATGAAGCCTCCCGTCCTCGGTCAAGTACAGGATCCTGCTGGTGGATATAAGACCAACCCGCCTCCAGAGGACCGTCCGGTTCGGGTGTATGCAGATGGTGTGTTTGATCTGTTCCATGTGGG TCATATGCGGCAACTCGAACAGGCTAAAAAGGCTTTCCCGGATGTGTATCTTATAGTTGGTGTTACTGGAGACGACGAGACTCACCTGCGGAAAGGTCTCACGGTTTTGAGCGGGGCGGAGCGGGCGGAAAGTGTTCGACACTGTAAatgggttgatgaggtctACCCTAACTGCCCGTGGATTGTCACCCCAGACTTCATCGATGAACATCAAATCGACTACGTTGCACACGACGACTTGCCGTATGGAGCCGCGGAAGGAGACGATATTTATGCTCCTATCAAGGCACAAGGGAAGTTCCTCGTTACTCAGCGGACAGAGGGTGTCAGCACAACTGGTGTTATCACGAG AATCGTCCGCGACTACGACCGTTATATCTCGCGGCAATTCAAGCGTGGAGCGTCCAGACAGGAGTTGAACGTgtcgtggttgaagaagaacgaATTGGAAATCAAGCGACATGTCTCAGAGCTCCGGGACAGCATCATGACCAATTGGACAAACACTGGCCAGGAGCTGAGCCGGGAGTTGCGGCAACTGTGGAATTCGCGGCCCAACAGCCCGGCTCCAAGTGCAAGGAACAGTATGGACTTTGGAAGCCCACGCGGCGTCGTCAGCCCTACAGGCGGCAGCAAGTCACATGTTTCTCGCGTCGAAGCCTTGGGTCGCCCAGAAAGCATCAATGGGAGGGGAGAGCCAGACTTCGCAACAGGTTACAGCTTGGGGCTGATCGGAGGGGTTAGGGCATGG ATGCGTAGTCGCCGATCTCTCGTTGAAAGCCGAGCCCAGTCGCCAAccagcgaagaagaacacGAATCTGAGCAGGAGCGCATCAATGGCTTCACAGGGCCAGCCCATCAAAGAGAGTAA
- a CDS encoding uncharacterized protein (COG:S;~EggNog:ENOG410PU5W), which yields MRHFDAWILRDPYSIFHYYSTGHRWKETVRDLIQARKICAPLSLSLDSNALSTSSPPIDPHARSMIPQSTCALLTKLPLEIRLMIYEYAFGDQVVHLVQVKDKIRHVRCTNTTSSLDKNRRCCPVTPARWRANDLATSAASSPTDNASSTSATSNSMLYPHTHPSLPSQLSNSSVALLRTCRAIYAEASSILYKNSAFDVDDLTTFIAFSLSISADHLHAIKKLTVQWMPVWQPMAGEEHKSSIYSHTHNDWLWVLFWNRVAALNGLEDLALIVDLGSFAGTPAGAPAAAGNGAGAGAGGVIGGNRLRLSIAEPWVAPLLCVRGLRSFELGITAKCDAVAKEVLEGDLVRDAVMLRDHLRMVMCSKRGEALPSLPGVQDLSVQLELLRRCAVETEDMERGVQRGMRPRLAITAA from the coding sequence ATGCGCCATTTCGACGCCTGGATCCTCCGGGACCCCTACTCCATCTTCCACTACTACTCAACAGGCCATCGATGGAAAGAGACCGTCCGCGAcctcatccaagcccgcAAGATATGCGCGCCACTCTCGCTATCCCTCGACAGCAACGCCTTGTCTACATCCTCACCTCCCATCGATCCCCACGCCCGTTCGATGATCCCACAATCAACATGCGCCCTCCTCACAAAACTACCTCTCGAAATCCGCCTCATGATTTATGAATACGCCTTTGGCGACCAAGTCGTTCACCTCGTCCAGGTCAAAGACAAAATTCGGCACGTCCGCTGCACCAACACCACTTCGTCCCTCGATAAAAACCGGCGCTGTTGCCCCGTCACCCCCGCGCGCTGGCGAGCCAACGACCTAGCTACTTCTGCAGCTTCCTCGCCTACAGACAACGCCAGTAGCACCAGTGCCACTAGCAACAGCATGCTCTACCCACACACCCACCCTTCCCTCCCCTCGCAGCTAAGCAACTCGTCGGTCGCCCTCCTCCGCACCTGCCGCGCCATTTACGCCGAAGCATCCTCGATCCTCTACAAGAACTCCgccttcgacgtcgacgacCTAACgaccttcatcgccttcagcCTGTCCATCTCCGCAGACCACCTCCATGCAATCAAGAAACTCACCGTTCAATGGATGCCCGTTTGGCAGCCCATGGCGGGGGAGGAACATAAGAGCTCCATCTACTCGCATACGCATAATGATTGGCTCTGGGTACTGTTTTGGAACAGGGTTGCTGCGTTGAATGGGCTGGAGGACTTGGCGCTCATTGTTGATTTGGGATCGTTTGCAGGTACTCCTGCCGGTGCTCCTGCCGCCGCGGGTAacggagcaggagcaggagcaggaggtGTAATAGGTGGAAACAGACTCCGTCTCTCGATCGCTGAGCCCTGGGTTGCGCCGTTGCTCTGCGTTCGGGGCCTGCGGTCCTTCGAGCTGGGGATCACGGCAAAGTGCGATGCGGTTGCCAAGGAGGTTCTCGAGGGTGACTTGGTAAGGGATGCGGTGATGCTAAGGGATCATTTGCGCATGGTCATGTGTTCGAAGAGAGGAGAAGCGCTGCCTTCTTTACCGGGGGTGCAGGACTTATCGGTGCAGTTGGAGTTGTTAAGACGGTGTGCGGTTGAGACGGAGGATATGGAGCGCGGGGTTCAACGGGGAATGAGGCCGAGGTTGGCCATTACTGCCGCTTGA